From Strix uralensis isolate ZFMK-TIS-50842 chromosome 1, bStrUra1, whole genome shotgun sequence, a single genomic window includes:
- the RAB18 gene encoding ras-related protein Rab-18 — MRGAGGERRGAAGRAGAGGAAQPAQGAAVGVWPGRAGRADGMDEDVLTTLKILIIGESGVGKSSLLLRFTDDTFDPELAATIGVDFKVKTISVDGNKAKLAIWDTAGQERFRTLTPSYYRGAQGVILVYDVTRRDTFVKLDNWLNELETYCTRNDIVKMLVGNKIDKENREVDRNEGLKFARKHSMLFIEASAKTCDGVQCAFEELVEKIIQTPGLWESESQNRGVKLSNKEEGYGGGGACGGYCSML; from the exons ATGCGCGGGGCAGGCGGCGAGAGgagaggggcggcggggcgcgcagGCGCAGGCGGTGCCGCGCAGCCTGCGCAGGGAGCGGCGGTTGGGGTttggccgggccgggccgggcgcgctGACGGGATGGACGAGGACGTGCTGACTACCCTGAAGATCCTCATCATCGGCGAGAGCGGCGTTGGCAAGTCCAG CCTTCTGCTGCGGTTCACAGATGATACATTTGACCCGGAACTTGCAGCAACGATTG gTGTGGACTTCAAGGTGAAAACTATTTCAGTTGATGGAAACAAAGCCAAACTGGCGATATGG GATACTGCAGGTCAGGAGCGGTTCAGAACATTAACCCCCAGTTACTATAGAGGTGCACAAGGTGTTATCCTTG TTTATGATGTCACGAGAAGAGATACTTTTGTCAAGCTGGATAACTGGTTAAATGAACTGGAAACTTACTGCACAAGGAATGACATAGTGAAAATGCTAGTTGGAAACAAGATTGATAAG GAAAACCGTGAAGTTGACAGAAATGAAGGTCTCaaatttgcaagaaaacattCCATGTTGTTCATAG AGGCAAGTGCAAAAACATGCGATGGTGTACAGTGTGCCTTTGAAGAACTTGTTGAAAAAATCATTCAGACTCCTGGACTGTGGGAGAGTGAGAGCCAAAACAGAGGTGTAAAGTTATCAAACAAGGAAGAAGGatatggaggaggaggagcatgTGGTGGATATTGTTCTATGTTATAA